In Mycolicibacter virginiensis, the DNA window GGCCGCCCGGTCCGCCGCCGGTGAGCGCGTATACGGTGTCGAACACCTGCGCCGCGCTGACCACGCCGGTGACCAGCACGAAGAACAGGGTGGGCCGCAGCATCGGCAATGTCACCCGCCAGAACCGCTGCCATCCGTTGGCGCCGTCGATACGCGCCGCCGACAGCACCTGGGTGGGGATGGCGAGGATGCCGGCCAGGAAGAACAGCGCGACGTAGCCGACGTTGGTCCACACCACCACCGCCGAAGTCACCGGCAGCGCCAATCCTGGATCGGTCAGCCATTCGATGCGGTGACCGAGCACCGTGCTCACCGCGCCGTCCGTCGGGCTCAGAATCCAGCGCCACAGAACCGCGATCGCCAACGGCGCGCAGATCCACGGCAGCACGTACACGGTGCGAAACACGGCGCTGCCGGGCAACCCGCGCGCCAGCAAGAGCGCCACACCCAACCCGAGCGCGGTCTGCAGCGGGACGACGAAGGCGACGAAAAGGACCGTCACCACAAGGGAATTGCCAAACACCGGATCGGTCAACACCGATCGCCAGTTCTCCGCGCCGACATAGCTGATCGGTCCCAGCAGATCCCAGCGATGCAGGCTCAGCCACACCACCACCAGCATCGGCAGCAGCAGGAATGCCACTACCCCGAACAGGCTGGGGGCGAGCAGCGCGTAACCCAGCGTTGCAGATCGGGGGGCGCGGCTCATAGGTGTATTTAAGCGCTTGTGTCGACTCAAAACCGGGTCTTCATCCGCTCAAGAATCCCGGGCACGCTGTCGATGGAGTAGATCTCACCCGACAGGGACGTCACCGCGCCGCGATAGGTCCCGGCGAGTTGCCAGTAGTCGATCGCGGCCGCGACCAGGTTGACCTTGACCACCTTGCGTCCCGCGGGCGTGAAGGTCACATCGAGCCGGCCGTCGCGGTCACGGACGTGCACGGTCGACAGCGGATCCTCGGAATCGAAGTCGAATCGGACTCCCGTGAGCGGCTCCACGGCACCGGGAACCCAGTTCGACGACTCGTCATCGTCGTCGCTGAACTCCGGCCGGTCGACGAAGTTGGAGCCGACGACACCGCCGGCCAGTGCGACCGCGAAGGTGCCCCACGTCCAGGACGTCGAATATGGGAATTGCGAACGATGCTCATCGAGGATGGCAAAGTCGCGGGCCCGCTCGAACACATAGGTGCGGTCACCGACGGTAAGTGTGCCGTCGACCGGAAACGGCTGCTTGAACGTGTAGTAGTCGATCGCCGACGTGAGCTTGGCGCTGAGGCTGAGCGGCGGTGCCGCTCCCTCCACATGAAGGGTCAGTGCACCGGTGATCGCGGGGCCGCGCCGGTCTGCCGCACAGTCGAATCGCACGGTGATCGCCCCCGTGTCGGCGGCGAAGTCGTACTCGAGCAGATAGCGGCGCGTCTGGACCCGGCAGCGACCACCATCCAGCAGATCGTCGGGCAGGTCCAAGGTGCCGCCCCGGAACCGCGCACTCTTCTCCACCAGGACACCGGTCGCCTGATCGCGGATGAACAGCTCCGAGGACGCCAGGTACTTCACGTCCTGCATGATCATGGCGCCCGAAATCTCGGGGTGGATCAAGGCGAATCCAACCCACTCTTTGAGACGGAACGCGCGCCAGAGGCGAGACAAGCCGCGGTGCGCGTCGACCGGGTTGGTGTGTCGGACCCGGCCGTCGAAGCGGCCGTAGCGTCGAACACCGTCTTCAACCAGTCGCTGGGGTGCCGTCACGCCGTGATCATTAATTGACACCTGTGCCGTGGTCAACCATCGGCACGTCGTTACGGTGGACTGGTGACAGCGAACCGGGGGATCGACGCCGAGTTTCTGGCCCTGCCCCGCCACGAGCTGGCCGACGCGGCATTGTCGGCGGCCAGAGCGGCCGGTGCCGAGCATGCCGACCTGCGGATTCATCGGATCGCCACCGAGGTCATCCGGCTGCGCGACGGCGAGTTGGAGACCGCCGTCGTCAACCGCGAGCTCGGCTTCGCGGTGCGGGTGGTCGTAGACGGCACCTGGGGCTTCGCCTCGCATGCCGAACTGGCGCCCGCGGTAGCGGCTGACACCGCTCGCCGTGCCGTACAGGTCGCCAAGACGCTGGCGGTGCTCAACGCCGAACGTGTCGAGCTCGCCGCCGAGCCGGTGTACCGCGATGCGACGTGGGTGTCGGACTATCTGATCGACCCGTTCGAGGTACCCACCGCTGACAAGATCGACGTGCTCGAGGACTACTCGGGTCGGTTGCTCGCTGCCGATGGGGTGCACCACGTCACGGCTTCGTTGACCGCGGTCAAGGAGCAGACTTTCTACGCCGATGTGTTCGGATCGTCGATCACCCAGCAGCGGGTGCGGCTGATGCCGGTCTGCGATGCGGTCACCGTCGGACCGGACGGATTTGACTCGATGCGAACACTGGCGCCGCCGACCGCGCGCGGTTGGGAAGCGGTTGCCGGCGACGAGATCTGGGACTGGTCGGGTGAGCTGGCCGAACTGCCGGTGCTGCTCGCCGAGAAGGTCAAGTCGCCCACCGTGATCGCCGGACCGACTGATCTGGTGATCGACCCGACCAACCTGTGGCTGACCATCCATGAATCCATCGGGCATGCAACCGAATACGATCGAGCCATTGGATATGAGGCGGCGTACGCGGGTACGTCGTTCGCCACCCCGGACAAGCTCGGCTCCTTGCAATACGGCTCGTCGGTGATGAATGTGACCGCCGACCGCACGGTGCCCTACGGGTTGGCCAGCATCGGCTATGACGACGAAGGCGTGGCAGCGCAGAACTGGGACCTGGTGCGCGACGGGAGATTCGTCGGGTATCAGCTGGACCGGGTGTTCGCGCCCAGATTGGGGCAGTCTCGTTCCAACGGGTGCTCATACGCCGACTCGCCGCACCATGTCCCGATCCAGCGGATGGCCAATGTGTCGCTGCAGCCGGGAACCGAGGACCTGACCACCGCCGACCTGATCGGCCGGGTGGACAACGGCATCTACATCGTCGGCGATCGATCGTGGTCGATTGACATGCAGCGCTACAACTTCCAGTTCACCGGGCAGCGGTTCTTCCGGATCCGTGACGGCCGTCTCGACGGGCAGGTGCGTGATGTGGCGTATCAGGCGACCACCACCGATTTCTGGAACGCGATGGAGGCCGTCGGCGGTGCCTCGACGTGGCGGCTGGGCGGGGCGTTCAACTGCGGCAAGGCGCAGCCCGGTCAGGTGGCCGCGGTCAGCCACGGCTGTCCGTCGGCGCTGTTCCGGGGGATCAACGTGCTCAACACGCGCAGCGAGGGGGGCCGGGAATGATTGGGCCACAGCAGGTCATCGACACCGCGCTGACGGCGAGCCGGCAGGGCGCTGGCAACAACACCGAGACCATCGTGCTGGTCACCGACCGAACCGAGGCGTCGCTGCGCTGGGCCGGTAACTCGATGACCACCAACGGGGTGTCGAGCAGCCGAACCACCACCGTCATCTCGATCGTCTCCGACGACGAGGGCTCTCGGGTCGGCTCGCTGTGCTCCGCCGAAGTGGATCCGGCGCTGATCCCCGAGTTGGTCGCGGCCTCGATGGAGGCGGCCGCGGGCGCACCAGAGGCCCGCGACGCCGCGGAACTGCTGGGCGACACCGCTGTCCCGGAGGACTGGGACGCCCCGGTCCCGCAGACCGGCGCGGAGGCCTTCGCCGACCTAGCCGGCTCGCTGAGTCGAGGTTTCCGAGGCGCCGACCAGCTCTACGGGTTCGCCCGCCACGAGGTGGAGACGACGTTCCTGGCGTCCTCGACCGGATTGCGGCGCCGCTTCACCCAGCCCACCGGGACGGTGGAGATCAACGCCAAACGCAATGGCGCCAGTGCATGGGCGGGGGTCAGCACCCCGGATTTCGTTGACGTGCCAGCAGATTCGCTGCTGGAGCAGCTCTCGACGCGCTTGGGCTGGGCGGCGCGCACCGTTGAGTTGCCGGCCGGGCGCTACGAGACGTTGATGCCACCTTCCACCGTGGCCGACATGATGATCTATCTCGGTTGGACGATGAGTGGCCGCGGAGCACAGGAAGGCCGTACCGCGTTGTCGGCGCCCGGCGGCGGCACCCGGGTGGGGGAGAGGCTGTCCGAACTACCCCTGACCTTGTATTCGGACCCCCATGCATTCGGGCTCGAATGCGCACCTTTCGTGGCGACCGGGACATCGTCGGAGACCGCCTCGGTGTTCGACAACGGCCTGGACATCGGTTGCGTGGACTGGATCCGCGGTGGGGTGATCAACGCCCTGGCTTACCCGCGGGCGGCGGCCGCCGAATTCGGAACCCCGGTCGCCCTGGCCGCCGACAACCTGTTGATGACGGGCGGTTCGGCCAGCATGGACGAGATGATCGCCTCGACCGAGCGTGGGCTGCTGTTGACCACGCTGTGGTACATCCGCGAGGTGGATCCGACCACGCTGCTGTTGACCGGGCTGACCCGCGACGGCGTCTATTTGGTCGAAGACGGCAAAGTGACTGCGGCGGTGAACAATTTCCGATTCAACGAGAGCCCGCTCGACCTGCTGCGCCGCGCCACCCAGGCCGGTATCGCCGAGCCGACACTGCCCCGGGAGTGGGGCGACTGGGCGACCCGGGCGGTGATGCCGTCACTGCGGATTCCCGACTTCCACATGTCGTCGGTGAGCCAGGCAACATAAGGCGTGCCGAACCCGCCGGCCACCGCTTCTCAAGACGTCTGGTCGGCAAGCGGTTCGCCGGCTGCTTTCAGCAGGGCACGTCGATCCGCATGGAAATAGGTGCATCCGGTCGTCAGTGCACACACGACAGCAGCGATCGCCAGCATCGCCGTTTCGGTGACCATGAGGTGCATGCACGCGCCGATGGTGACCCCCAGGGTGAAGCTGCCGAACAGCAGAAAATTTCCGAGCCAGTCCGCAATCGAGCCGCCGCTGATATGACGTTCGATACCTTGCGCCATCTTGACAACGGTCCCGGTCACGTAGCTCAGGGGAATCGATACCTCACCGTCTTTGACGAACGAAGTGTTGAGAGCGCCAAGACCGAACGCGATCAGCAAGATCGGCGCGATCGGAAGCTCCTGGTCCGACCAGCCGTCCAAGGTGACGTCGATTGCGGACGCGACCGTCACTGACAGGGTGGTCAAGACTGTCGAACCGTGTGCGTGCGCCACGCACAAGTGCCTGCGGCACAGCGATGCGGTCACCACCCCCAAAATGAACGCCAGCAATATGAATCCCGCGGTGATCGATACCCAGCGCTGGTCTCGAAAGGAGCCCAGCACAGCCAGCTGGCCTGTTCCCGTCATGGAAGTGACGAAGTACTCGGTGGAATGGGTGAATGCGGTGGCGCCCAATAGTCCGGCCAGTGCGCTGAGCGCCCATGATAACCGCGCTTCACCGTTGAACTTGGGTCTCATCGGCGTGAACCGCCCCTTCTTTTCGAATCGCTGCTTCATGTTTCGCCGGGCCCAACCGAGCACTGGCCGACATGTGCGCGTAAGACCACAGCTTGGCCGAAGCCAAAGATCGGCCGGGCGCAACTGCGCTCGAACTGTCTAGGGCAACCTCGATATCGACCGTGCGAACCGACGCTTTCCCGTGTGCGCTCAGCGTTTTCGGACGCCAGCGAGCAGGGGACAGGCGGCCGAAACGCATCGGCGCCGCTATCGACCTGACATCAGTTTTGTGTGGAAACCGGGCCGAACGGTATCGGGTCTGACACCCATTCTTAGGTATGCGCAAGCCGTATGGACGGTTGCAATGTGACCTCGCGGATTACTGAGTTTCGGCATTCTCATTGCGGAGTCGCAATCGGTTCACTTCGTCGAACCTGGCGAGTGCGGCGTCGAGGCAGTCTTGGTCGAACAGCTCGCAGCGATTGACCAGATCCCCATCAACGGTCATCACGGTGATATCGCGCCATTCGGCTTCGAAGCCCTTGCGTGAAATACCGTGCGCCACATGGGTGACGACGGCTCCGATGGTGCTGATTCGGTGCACCGCTGCGATGTAGATCCTGGTGTCCGGTGAATCATCCCAGGCAGCCTGCATGTATGGGATCATGTCGCCGGGCGCGAAACCCGCCCCGCGGCGGTGGTCGACGCTCACCCAGTCCGGCGTCGTCGCGGCCAGATCGCGCCGGTTGAACCCGGCATACGCACCGGTGACGAGCGACCACGGCTGCGCATAGGCGGCCGCTTCGCCGGCGAGATAGCGGGCGTCGAGTTCGGCGAGGGCGGCGTCGATGTCGTCGACATCAAAAGTCACGGTGTACTGCATTAGACCGGCGGCGTCGACTTCCATGAGATGCAACATCTCGACGGCGACCGGTCGATCGGCATCACCGACGTCGCGATAGCGGTCGCGGGTCAGTGAGAGCCGAGATCCCCGGATGGCGATGGGCTCCACCTCCAACCGCCAGGTGCCCGGAACCGTCTCCAAGGTGGCGTCGATGACTAACCGTCGTTCGGGACCGTCGAGGACAGAACGCAGACCCTTCCGGCGGTCCTCGTACCGGCCATCTTCGTTGGCAAGCGCGAAGATCGCGTCTCCGTCGCGGCGGTTGAATGCTTGGGCTACGAGGACACAGTTCCGGGTGGCTACGTTCTCCAGTACAGGCGTCGATCGGCCCAGCTCGTCGAATAGGGCGAGCGCGGCGTCGAGGTCTGCTTCATCAAATACTTCGCAGCGGCTGATCACATCGCCCTCGACCGTGAACAACACGACTTCGCGCCATTCGGCCTCGAAGCCCTCTTGCGATGTCCCGCGCACCACTTGGGTGACGACCGCACCCAAGCCATTCAGCCGGTGCACCGCTTCGCTATAGCACCCGACGTCGGGCGCGAGGTCCCACGTAGCGCGCATATAGGCGGCCAATTCACCGGGCGCGAACGCTCTTGCGCGACGGTGATCGACATTCTCCCAGTCGAGTTCGGGAAATTCGCGTTGGTTGAATGCGGCGTAGCCCGCCGATATGACCGACCACGTGTGCGCGCAGGCCACCGCTTCACCGGCGACGTAGCGGGCGTCGAGCTCGGCGATGGCGGCGTCGATGTCGTCGAGGTCGAATATGACGCGTGCGACGACTCTTTCGTTGGCGTCGATTTCGACAACGTCGAGCAGGTCGTTGCAGAACGCATCGGGTCGGTTGACATCCTCCAAGGCCCGGCCACGACTCAAGACGAGGCGTTCCCCACGAGTCGCAACGATATGTGAAGTGAGGACCACCCCGACATCAGCGATTGCCGCAACTTCTGCGACGACGGCGTCTCGGCCATGTCGGGCACCAGCATTGACCACGTGGCGACGATCCATCGTAGAACAGTCGTCGGTCAAGATCTCTGCGATTGCTGCCCAGTCCTGAGCGGCGAAGTGCGCCAGGATGCGCTCATATACGCGCCCTGCTGCATTACCCAACCGCGCCGGCTGCGGTTGCAGCTCTTCGAATCTGGCGAGCGCGGCATCGAGGTCCGTCTCGTCGAACAACTCGCAGCGATTCACAAGGTCGCCTTCGAAGGTAGCCACAATGATCTCTCGCCATTCGGCATCGAATCCCTGCTCCGACGTGCCGTGTGCCGCTTGGGTAAAGACCGCTCCGTGTGCGCTGAGTCGATGCACCGCCTCGATATAGACCCGAAAGCTCTGTGCTTCGTCCCACGAGGTGCGGATGTACGTGGCCAAGTCGCCAGTTTCGATTGTCGCGATACGGCGGTGATCGATGTTCACGCAGTCGGGTGTGAGTCGGAGTTGTTGGTTGTTCGCTGCGGCGTAGGTATGGATGAGCGCCGACCACGAGCGCGCATAGGGCGCCGCTTCGCCGGCGAGGTAGCGGGCGTCGAGCTCGGCGACGGCAGCGTCGATATCGTCGGGGTCGAAAGAGACGCTCGCCGCCAACCGTCCATCCGAATCGATCTCCCCGACGTCGAGCTGCTCGGCGAGGTATGCCTCGGGGCCTTGATGCCGGAACGAGAAGACACTCCGGGTAAGGACAAGGTACTTCCCACGCGTCGCGACATCGCTCACTTCGACGTCGGCGATACCGAGGTCGGCGACAGCCCGCATGTTGGTGAGGGCCGCGTCTCGACCGCGTCGAATTCCGGCGTTCACGGTACTTCGGTGATCGTCTTGGTAGTAATCCTCAGCCAGGAGATCGGCCATCGCGTCCCAGTTGTGGACGGCGAACTCGGCCAGGAAGCGTTGGGACACCTGGCTTGCCGCATTGTGCAATCGCCGCACCCTCTGCGGCTGCAGCTCCTCGAACCTCGCGAGCGCGGTGTCGAGGTCTGCTTCGTCGAACATCTCGCAGTGGCTGATCAGATTGCCGTCGACCGTGACAGTGTCGACAATGCGCCACTCGACGTCTAGGCCTTCTGGCGAAGTCCCTCGGGCTACGTGGGTGATCACCGCGCCGCGGTCGGTCAGCCGATGTACGGCTTCGATGTAAATGGTGTTCTGTGCTGTGTCTTTCAGTGCCACGCGCAGGTATGCCATCAGGTCTCCAGGGCCGACCGTCGCAAGCGTACGACGGTCCACGTCGGTGAAGCCGGGAACGGTCGGAGGCATCTCGCGTCGACTCATCGCAACGAAGGCCGTTGTGATCGCCGACCAGGTGTCAGCGCAGGCGGCCGCTTCACCCGCTAGATAGCGCGCATCGAGTTCGGCCAGGGCGTCGTCGAAGTCGTCAAGATCGAACACTACGGCCGCCACAACTTTCTCGTCCGAATCGAGCTCGATGACGTTAAGGGCATCGTTTTGAACTGCCTCAGGGTCGGGGCCGGAGGCCCGGACGCGGGTGAGGACGAGCCGCTCGCCGCGGGTTGCCACGGCTTCCGACATGATGATGGTGAAGCCGACCTCAGCAGTCGCCTGCAACTCCCGGATTCCGGCATCTCGGCCATATCTGATGCCGGTATTGACTGTTCGCCGACGATCGTCGATGTAGTAGTTGTCGGCCGCTGCCTCTGCGATGGCCTCCCAGTCACGGGCCGCAAAGTTCGGGTAGAACCGCTCCATCACCAGCGTTGCCTTGTTCTCCAAGCGACGCTGCGGTGGGCTTTCGTTCTGGAATCGTGCGTGCAGCGCATCAAGTTCGGCGATCGCCGCATCCATGTCTTCGACGTCGAACGATATCCGCACCGCGATCCGCTCATCCGCATCAAGACCGAACAGCTGGAGTATGTCCTCCTTCGGCGCCCCAGGGCTGACGTCTGCAGTGCCTACCTCCAACCGGGTGAGCGCGAGGCGTTCGCCCCGCACTGCGATCACCTCGTTCTTGTGCCGGACGGTGAACATCGCGCGATAACGCTTTGCTTCGCGGGTCCATTCGGTTGCCGTGAGGTTGTGAGGGCCGAAACCAACTACCTTTCGCCGACTCTCGACCAGGACGTCGGGCGCGTACAGCTGCTCAACCTCATGCCACGCCTCTCGATCAAAAGCTGCTTCGACGCGACGGACCATGCGCATGCACGCGTTGACCAGATCGACCGGCAACTCTTCGGGTGGCGGTGGTGAGGTACGCCTGCCGCCGTCGCCGAAGATCCGGCGCGCCCTGGCGGCAAGTGCCTCGGCCCCTTTCCGCTCGTAGAGCTCCGTTGCTCGCTCGGCGGCGGCCCGTGCCGCCGTTAAATCGCCCGCGGCGGCCAGCACCGTTGCCAGCGTCAGACAGGCATCGCCGTGATCGACCAAGGCGTCGGTGCGCTGCGCCAGCTCGACCGCGGACTCGGCCATCTGCCGGGCCGCCGAATGATCACCATGGCCCGTTAACAGCAGCGCCCGAAGCGTGCGCCAGGCGATCGACGCCTTCAATGCGTGTCCGGCGAGACGCTCACTCTCGGTGCACAACTCCTGCGCCTCGGCATCTCGGCCGAGAGCCAGATAAGCACGCCCCAGCAGCGCAGCGGTCTCGGCGGTGTCGGCATCCAGCCCCATCCGGCGAAAACCGTGGTAGGCCTGACGTAGATGCGGTTCGGCGCCCTTCGGGTCGTCGACAACCAGCTCAATGATTCCGGCGAACTGCTCAACTTCAAGCAAGGCATGGCGCAGGCCGATCTCGGTGACCGTGCGCCGTGCCGAGTCGATCATGCGCCGGGCGGTGGCAGCGCGGCCGCGGAAGGCCTCTAATACGGCTTGGCATCGTGTCGATGTCGCCTCGACGGCCGGGGATTCCGTGGTGATGCGCAACAGTCGCACCACGTCCAGACAACGCCCGCCGGCACGCGGCACCGGGTTCGGGCCCCACAGTGCCGCCAGGGGCGCTCCGGCCAGCACCGCATTCACCCGACGCTGTTCACGGGCGCGCCGAGCAGCGGTCAGCGCGCTGTCTAAGGCGATCTCGCAGTCGCCGATTCGGCCAAGACGCGCGAGGCATCCGGCTCGGACGGTGTGGGCTTTGGCTTCTCCTTCGGCGTCACCCAATCCGGCCAGCCTGTCGGCGGCCACGCCCAGCGCGGCCTCGATTTCGTCCAATTGTTCCGGATGGATCAGCATCGACAGCTGGCCGTCGAAGCATGTCGCCCACGCTGCCAGCCGAGCCGAATCGACTGTTGCTGCCTGTAATTGCGAGACAGCGCGGGTCGCCGAAGCCACTTCACCGGCGGCAAGCAGCGCCTCACAGCGGGCGACTAGCAGCTCGGCGCTCTGGTCGGCGCGATCGGGCAGCTCGTCGTCGAGCTCCTCCAGGGCGTGCAGCGCCTGGCCGTACAGGTCGGCCGCGCCTTCGTAGGCCAGGCGTGACATCGCCTGATCCGCCGCTCGCCGGCAGTACTCGACGGCCTTGGCCGCGTTTCCCGCCCACGCGCATTCGAAATAGTGGTACGCCAGTTCCGCCAGCAGCTCCTCGTCTGCACCGGCGCTGGCTTCCAGCGTGATGGCGATACGGTGGTGCAGTCGCATGCGCCGCACCGAGGCCAACTCGGCGATCAGCGCCTGCCGGACGAGGGCATGGTTGAACCGGTATCGACCGCCGGGCTCTTCGATGATGATGCCGGCTTTGCAGGCTTCGTCGAAGGCGTCGACGAGGTCTTGTTCGAGCGCCCGCTCCACGAGATCTACCGCGAAGCGGCTGCCGACTACGGCGGCTGCGGCAAGGGCTTTGTTGGTCGCTGCTGGAAGCCGGGAAAGCCTGCGGCTCACGGCTTCACGAACACCCTGCGGCAAGGTGTTGGGATCCCAGATTCCGCCGCTCTCGTCCACATGGCGCAGTGCCTCGATCAAGAAGAACGGGTTGCCGCCGGTGACCGACGCCAGCGCCCGGGCGAGCTGTTCGTCGTCGTACCCGGCCTCGGCGACATAGGCGGACACGTCGTCGGCACCGAGGCCGCTCAGCGCCAGGCGGTCCGCGGTGCCGTCGCGGTGAAGATCGGCGAGCATTGCCGCCAGGGGATGGGATCGGTCGAGGTCTGTGCTGCGGTAGGTCGCGACGATCTGCACCCGGGTGTGGTCGCCGAAGCGCAGCAGATGGCGCAACAGCAACAGCGTCGGTTTGGCCGCCCAGTGCAGGTCGTCGAGTATCAGCACGACGGGCGCGCTGGCAGAGGCGAGTTCCATCAACGCGACGACGGCGTCGAAGAGCGCATAGCGTTCGGTGTCGGGGTCGGCGCGCGGTGGCGCGGACAGGTCGGGCAGTACTTCGGTCAGGCCGGGAATCAGTGGAAGTAGTGCCTCAACGCCCCGCAATCCCCGCAGTCTTTGTGCGCCGATGCAGGGGACGAGCGAACGCAGTGCTTCGGCGAAGGGCTGATAGGGCGCACCGAGGTCCTCGTCGGATCGGCCGTACAACACGACGGCGCCTTGCCCGAAGGCCTGTTGTGACCATTCGCCGGCCAGGCGCGTCTTGCCCACGCCCGGTTCGCCGGCAATCAACATCGCGTGAATGCCGCCGGCGAGTGCAGCCTGCCACGCGTAACCAAGTCGCTTCAGCTCTGGACCGCGACCCACGAACCGGCCGGGGCCGGTGAATACCGCGGGGAGGTCGGGCCGCGCCAGGGGCTCGTCGACGGTCTCCTCTCGCTGCTCGGCGATTTGGAAGCGGAGCTCGAACACATGCTCCGGACGAGGCAGGTTGCGCAGCGCACGCATCCCCAGGTCGGCGAGGCCGACGTCGTCGGGCAGCGTGTCGATGACGAGTTCGGCCGTCGCGCCCGAGCACAGAATCTGGCCCCCGGCGGCCAGCGACCGCAGACGCGCGGCGCGGTTGACCGCGCGACCGAAGTAGTCACCGTCGCGCAGCTCTACCTCGCCGGTGTGCAGGGCGATCCGGATGCGGATGGGTTCGTGCAGCGCCCACGGCTCACGCAGGATTGCGTCTTGCAGCTCGATGGCCGCGGCGGCCGCCGCCGAAGGCCGGTCGAAGACCGAGAAGGTGGCATCGCCTTCGCCACGCGTTTTGATGAGCCGGCCGCCGCGG includes these proteins:
- a CDS encoding YoaK family protein, yielding MRPKFNGEARLSWALSALAGLLGATAFTHSTEYFVTSMTGTGQLAVLGSFRDQRWVSITAGFILLAFILGVVTASLCRRHLCVAHAHGSTVLTTLSVTVASAIDVTLDGWSDQELPIAPILLIAFGLGALNTSFVKDGEVSIPLSYVTGTVVKMAQGIERHISGGSIADWLGNFLLFGSFTLGVTIGACMHLMVTETAMLAIAAVVCALTTGCTYFHADRRALLKAAGEPLADQTS
- a CDS encoding carbohydrate ABC transporter permease, which codes for MSRAPRSATLGYALLAPSLFGVVAFLLLPMLVVVWLSLHRWDLLGPISYVGAENWRSVLTDPVFGNSLVVTVLFVAFVVPLQTALGLGVALLLARGLPGSAVFRTVYVLPWICAPLAIAVLWRWILSPTDGAVSTVLGHRIEWLTDPGLALPVTSAVVVWTNVGYVALFFLAGILAIPTQVLSAARIDGANGWQRFWRVTLPMLRPTLFFVLVTGVVSAAQVFDTVYALTGGGPGGRTDLIAHRIYDEAFGAAAIGRAAVMALVLFAVLVSVTVVQQLSLGRRVSYDLT
- a CDS encoding metallopeptidase TldD-related protein — translated: MIGPQQVIDTALTASRQGAGNNTETIVLVTDRTEASLRWAGNSMTTNGVSSSRTTTVISIVSDDEGSRVGSLCSAEVDPALIPELVAASMEAAAGAPEARDAAELLGDTAVPEDWDAPVPQTGAEAFADLAGSLSRGFRGADQLYGFARHEVETTFLASSTGLRRRFTQPTGTVEINAKRNGASAWAGVSTPDFVDVPADSLLEQLSTRLGWAARTVELPAGRYETLMPPSTVADMMIYLGWTMSGRGAQEGRTALSAPGGGTRVGERLSELPLTLYSDPHAFGLECAPFVATGTSSETASVFDNGLDIGCVDWIRGGVINALAYPRAAAAEFGTPVALAADNLLMTGGSASMDEMIASTERGLLLTTLWYIREVDPTTLLLTGLTRDGVYLVEDGKVTAAVNNFRFNESPLDLLRRATQAGIAEPTLPREWGDWATRAVMPSLRIPDFHMSSVSQAT
- a CDS encoding TldD/PmbA family protein produces the protein MTANRGIDAEFLALPRHELADAALSAARAAGAEHADLRIHRIATEVIRLRDGELETAVVNRELGFAVRVVVDGTWGFASHAELAPAVAADTARRAVQVAKTLAVLNAERVELAAEPVYRDATWVSDYLIDPFEVPTADKIDVLEDYSGRLLAADGVHHVTASLTAVKEQTFYADVFGSSITQQRVRLMPVCDAVTVGPDGFDSMRTLAPPTARGWEAVAGDEIWDWSGELAELPVLLAEKVKSPTVIAGPTDLVIDPTNLWLTIHESIGHATEYDRAIGYEAAYAGTSFATPDKLGSLQYGSSVMNVTADRTVPYGLASIGYDDEGVAAQNWDLVRDGRFVGYQLDRVFAPRLGQSRSNGCSYADSPHHVPIQRMANVSLQPGTEDLTTADLIGRVDNGIYIVGDRSWSIDMQRYNFQFTGQRFFRIRDGRLDGQVRDVAYQATTTDFWNAMEAVGGASTWRLGGAFNCGKAQPGQVAAVSHGCPSALFRGINVLNTRSEGGRE
- a CDS encoding DUF2804 family protein, which codes for MTAPQRLVEDGVRRYGRFDGRVRHTNPVDAHRGLSRLWRAFRLKEWVGFALIHPEISGAMIMQDVKYLASSELFIRDQATGVLVEKSARFRGGTLDLPDDLLDGGRCRVQTRRYLLEYDFAADTGAITVRFDCAADRRGPAITGALTLHVEGAAPPLSLSAKLTSAIDYYTFKQPFPVDGTLTVGDRTYVFERARDFAILDEHRSQFPYSTSWTWGTFAVALAGGVVGSNFVDRPEFSDDDDESSNWVPGAVEPLTGVRFDFDSEDPLSTVHVRDRDGRLDVTFTPAGRKVVKVNLVAAAIDYWQLAGTYRGAVTSLSGEIYSIDSVPGILERMKTRF